In Nitrosarchaeum koreense MY1, one genomic interval encodes:
- the amrS gene encoding AmmeMemoRadiSam system radical SAM enzyme → MNKEAILYEKLPNKKVRCTACARYCEMSEGQIGLCGIRGNENGKLDLFVYGKVIAGHVDPIEKKPVIHYKPGSKVFSIATTGCNWLCRYCQNFDISQRRKVEGVDMTPEQVVQTALDNGADGIAYTYNEPSIFIEFARDCGVIAHQKNLYNVFVSNGYDTPESVNMMGEFLDSITIDFKGNAEPNFTKKFIGVPDPQPIFDTLLEIRDKTKIHVEITDLIIPKVGDSLEYAERLCKFIYDQFGSEMPIHFLRFHPDYKMMEFDSTPVKTLEKHYEIAKKVGLEYAYIGNVPGHPFEHTYCSKCNNIVVKRYGFDIEGWNLDEKNKCRFCGNQIPIIGNLSKNYKKNRFHFVQ, encoded by the coding sequence ATGAACAAAGAGGCAATTCTTTATGAAAAATTACCTAACAAGAAAGTACGTTGTACTGCTTGTGCAAGATACTGTGAGATGAGTGAAGGTCAGATAGGATTATGCGGGATACGTGGTAATGAAAATGGAAAATTAGACTTATTTGTATACGGTAAAGTGATAGCAGGACATGTTGATCCAATAGAAAAAAAACCAGTTATACATTACAAACCTGGATCTAAAGTGTTTTCAATTGCCACCACTGGATGTAATTGGCTTTGCAGATATTGTCAGAATTTTGACATTAGTCAGAGAAGAAAAGTGGAGGGTGTAGATATGACTCCTGAACAAGTAGTACAAACAGCATTAGATAATGGTGCAGATGGAATTGCGTATACATACAATGAACCATCCATATTCATTGAATTTGCTAGAGATTGTGGGGTAATAGCACATCAAAAAAATCTTTACAATGTATTTGTCTCAAATGGATATGATACTCCAGAATCAGTAAATATGATGGGAGAATTTTTAGATTCTATAACAATTGATTTCAAAGGTAATGCAGAACCTAATTTTACAAAAAAATTTATCGGGGTTCCTGATCCTCAACCTATTTTTGACACATTATTAGAAATACGTGATAAGACTAAGATTCATGTAGAGATTACAGATCTTATCATTCCAAAAGTAGGAGATAGTTTAGAATACGCAGAAAGATTATGTAAATTTATTTATGATCAATTTGGTTCAGAGATGCCAATTCATTTTTTACGTTTTCATCCAGATTATAAAATGATGGAATTTGATTCTACTCCTGTCAAAACTTTAGAAAAACATTATGAAATTGCAAAAAAAGTTGGATTGGAGTATGCTTATATCGGAAATGTACCAGGCCATCCTTTTGAGCATACTTATTGTTCAAAATGCAACAACATTGTGGTTAAGAGATATGGTTTTGATATTGAAGGTTGGAATCTAGATGAGAAAAACAAATGCCGGTTTTGTGGAAATCAGATTCCAATTATTGGTAATTTATCTAAAAATTATAAGAAAAATAGATTTCATTTTGTTCAGTGA
- a CDS encoding cyclase family protein → MKPLDLTLTISTSIPTFPDSPKPQFILWSTLKDDKYNLELLFLSSHTGTHLDAPYHFVKNGIKIHQIPLDRLVGNGILIKIRKGKNQSITKNDLILFERKHGNIPKNSSIFFYTEWQKNLNNSCYFINNPGLSESAATYLVSKKINLVGIDSPSIDLGQDKIFKVHKILAKNNILIVENLSNLNKIFSKQFDFVILPLKLKDATGSPVRAIAIH, encoded by the coding sequence GTGAAACCACTAGATCTTACATTGACAATATCTACATCTATTCCTACTTTTCCAGATTCACCAAAACCACAATTCATTCTTTGGTCTACACTAAAAGATGACAAATATAATCTTGAATTATTATTTCTCAGTTCTCATACTGGAACTCATCTTGATGCACCATACCATTTTGTAAAAAATGGAATAAAAATACATCAAATTCCACTTGATAGATTAGTAGGAAATGGTATCTTGATTAAAATACGAAAAGGAAAAAATCAATCCATTACTAAAAATGATTTAATTTTATTTGAAAGAAAACATGGTAATATTCCAAAAAATTCATCCATATTTTTTTATACTGAATGGCAAAAAAACCTGAATAATAGTTGTTATTTTATTAATAATCCTGGTTTATCTGAATCAGCTGCTACATATCTTGTTTCAAAAAAGATCAATTTGGTTGGAATCGATTCACCTAGTATAGATTTGGGTCAAGATAAAATTTTTAAAGTTCATAAAATACTTGCAAAAAATAATATTTTAATTGTTGAGAATCTATCAAATTTGAATAAAATTTTTTCAAAACAATTTGATTTTGTAATTTTACCATTAAAACTAAAAGATGCAACTGGTTCCCCAGTTAGAGCAATAGCTATTCACTGA
- a CDS encoding Lrp/AsnC ligand binding domain-containing protein, producing MPTAYVLLNSDLGSDESIIEDIKRILATEDIEYEVQGVYGVYDIVLKLSSKDAEKLRGIITNKVRKIGKIQSTLTMMVIEEQEKS from the coding sequence GTGCCTACTGCGTATGTTTTATTGAATTCTGACCTAGGATCTGATGAATCAATTATAGAAGATATCAAGCGTATTCTTGCTACTGAAGACATCGAGTATGAAGTTCAAGGAGTTTATGGAGTATATGATATAGTCTTAAAATTATCATCTAAAGATGCCGAAAAATTACGGGGAATTATTACAAATAAAGTTAGAAAAATTGGAAAAATACAATCAACACTAACAATGATGGTAATAGAAGAGCAAGAAAAATCATAG
- a CDS encoding aminotransferase class V-fold PLP-dependent enzyme, with translation MNLASKDVSEDFHNSDKIYLNNASVSLMPLQSIEAMKDFQISYNSMGPDSIDSQSFIAEKLQNVRKIIAKIINSQPEEVILTQSTTDGINIVANGLSFEKNSNIIIRGFSHEHHANFYPWLRLQKKTKIKNLSIDKNGFFNFDEFQTLLDRDTTLVAISHALYNTGSILPVEKIGNMLENNTSFFIDSAQTIGCIGNFDVKKTKCDFMSFNGSKWLCGPMGTGLFYCNKKSHELLDPITIGGESAMIYDKTNLAFKDIPDKFQTGFRNYVGIVGLESSANYLLKFGMENIRKKNLYLSNLLREELSKVKNIILYGPENPEERTSIVSFNIDGQNPQTIVEKLEKQNIVLAVREILEQKIVRASPHFFNTESEILEVIDAIKNL, from the coding sequence ATGAATTTGGCTTCAAAAGATGTATCAGAAGATTTTCATAATTCTGACAAAATTTATCTAAATAATGCTTCTGTTTCTTTAATGCCTTTACAAAGCATAGAAGCCATGAAAGATTTTCAAATTTCATACAATTCTATGGGGCCTGATTCAATTGACTCCCAATCATTTATCGCTGAAAAATTACAAAATGTTAGAAAAATTATTGCAAAAATTATCAATAGTCAACCAGAAGAAGTTATCTTGACTCAAAGTACTACAGATGGAATAAACATAGTTGCAAATGGACTCTCATTTGAAAAAAATTCTAATATTATAATTCGTGGATTTTCACATGAACATCATGCAAATTTCTATCCCTGGCTTAGATTACAGAAAAAAACAAAAATTAAAAATCTATCCATAGATAAAAATGGTTTTTTTAATTTTGATGAATTTCAAACTCTTCTTGATAGAGATACGACATTGGTAGCTATTAGTCATGCATTATACAATACAGGATCAATATTACCAGTAGAAAAAATTGGAAATATGCTTGAAAATAATACTTCGTTTTTCATTGATAGTGCGCAAACTATTGGCTGCATAGGTAATTTTGATGTAAAAAAGACTAAATGTGATTTTATGTCATTTAATGGTTCAAAGTGGTTATGTGGGCCTATGGGCACTGGATTATTTTATTGTAACAAAAAATCACATGAATTACTAGATCCAATTACTATTGGAGGAGAATCAGCAATGATTTATGATAAAACAAATCTTGCATTCAAAGACATACCGGATAAATTTCAAACAGGATTTCGTAATTATGTTGGAATTGTAGGTTTAGAATCGTCAGCAAACTATCTTCTTAAATTTGGAATGGAAAATATTCGTAAAAAAAATCTTTACCTTTCAAATCTTTTAAGAGAAGAATTATCTAAAGTAAAAAATATTATTCTATATGGGCCAGAAAATCCTGAAGAAAGAACAAGTATTGTTTCTTTTAATATTGATGGACAAAATCCACAAACAATTGTAGAAAAACTAGAAAAGCAAAATATTGTATTGGCTGTTAGAGAAATTTTAGAACAAAAAATCGTACGAGCATCACCTCATTTTTTTAATACTGAATCTGAAATACTTGAGGTTATTGATGCAATAAAAAATCTATGA
- a CDS encoding ATP-binding protein codes for MPVGIIPDISEQMCIGCALCVEICTTLGPDVLRVKPVEGWKRGKAFVFYPERCISDGACIGVCPTKAIFWMRPMDFTVGQPVPLYKNSVFVKGWTELID; via the coding sequence ATGCCAGTAGGAATTATTCCAGACATCAGCGAACAAATGTGTATCGGATGCGCACTATGTGTAGAAATCTGTACAACATTAGGACCAGATGTACTTAGAGTAAAACCAGTCGAAGGCTGGAAGAGAGGAAAAGCATTTGTCTTTTACCCAGAAAGATGCATCTCCGATGGAGCATGTATCGGTGTTTGCCCAACAAAGGCAATCTTTTGGATGAGACCAATGGACTTTACCGTTGGACAACCAGTTCCACTCTACAAGAACTCAGTCTTCGTTAAAGGTTGGACCGAATTAATCGATTAG